DNA from Candidatus Methylomirabilota bacterium:
GCGGGGCATGCGCGCTGCGATGCTATCACGGTGCTGCTCGCCCTCATCTGGGTGCTCGGCATCCCCGGGTCGGCGGCCGCGCTGACCTTCGTCGACATGCTGGGACGAGACATCGTGCTCGCCGCACCGCCCTCGCGCATCGTCTCGCTGGTTCCCAGCGTGACCGAGCTGGTGTTCGCGCTGGGCGCGCACGATCGTCTCGTCGGCGTCACCGACTACTGCGATTTCCCGCCCGAGGCGCGGCACAAGCCCAGCGTGGGGGGAATGGTCGCGCCCAGCCTGGAGACCATCGTCGCGCTGCGTCCCGATCTCGTCGTGGCCACCGACTCTGGTAATCGCCAGGAGACGTTCGATCAGCTCCGCCGCCTCGGGATCCCCGTCTACCTGGTGCGGGCCAACCGGTTCGACGACGTCATGCAGGTCACCGCGCGGGTCGGCCAGCTCGTCGGGCGCGAGAGCGCCGTGGCGGCGCTCACGGCGAGGCTGCAGGCGCGTGTCGACGCCGTCACCCGGGCGGTGCGCGGTCGCCCCCGGCCTCGGGTGCTCTACGTCCTCTGGCCCGAGCCGCTCCTCGTTCCCGGCCGGGACGCGATCGTGACCGAGCTGATCCGGCTGGCCGGGGGGGAAAGCATCACCGCCAGCGAGCCGAGCGACTATCCGCGCTTCAGCATGGAGGCGGCCGTCGTGCGGGCCCCCGAGGTCATCCTGCTCGCTCGCCACGGCACCGGCTCGGGGCCGCTGCCTCGTGCCAAGTGGGAGGCGCTGAGCCAGCTGCCCGCCGTCCAGGCCGGACGCATCCACGCCGTGGACGGCAATCTCCTGCATCGCTACGGGCCGCGGATCGTCGATGGCCTGGAGCACCTGGCCCGGCTGCTCCATCCCGAGACGTTTCCATGAGCCATCGGGGCCGGCTCCTGCTGGCGCTCGCCGTGCTCACCGCCGCCCTCCTGGCGGTGGCGGCCCTCGCCGTGCTCGTGGGAAGCGCTCGGCTCAGGCCGGGCGCCGTCGCGGAGGTCCTGGCGGGCCGTGCCGATCCGGCTTCGACGGCCAGCGTGGTGATCCTCAGCCTGCGCCTGCCCCGCATCGCCGCGGCCGTCCTGGCCGGCGCCGCGCTCGCGGTCGCCGGCGTCGGCTTCCAGGCCCTCACCCGCAACCCCCTGGCCGAGCCTTCCGTGCTGGGGGTGTCGAGTGGCGCCGCCTTCGGCGTGGTCATCGCACAGCTCGTGAGCACGGGCGGGGGAGTCGTGGCCGAGGCCGTCCGCCTCACCCTGTTCGGATTCGCCGGAGCGCTGCTGGCCGGCGTCGCCGTCTACCTCATCGCTTCCATCGGCGGCGGCCTGCCCGTACATACGCTGCTGCTGGCCGGCGTGATCGTCGGCATCTTCTTCGCCTCGGCCACCACCGTGCTGACCTCCCTGCTCGACGTCAACCGCCTCGGGGGCATCGTGCACTGGCTGCTCGGCAACATCAGCCCGATCGCGCCGGCGCCGCTGGGCGTGTTCGCGGCCCTGGCTGCTCTGGGGTTCGGGCTGATCGCCGGCCGGGCCCGCGAGCTGAACCTGCTCGCATTGGGCGAGGAGGCCGCGCTACAGCTGGGGGTCCACGCCGAGCGGCTCAAGATCCGGATCTTCGTGGGCTCGGCGCTGCTCACCGCTAGCGTCGTCGCGTTCGCCGGCCCCATCGGCTTCGTCGGGCTCGTGGTGCCCCACGCGCTGCGGCTCGTCCTGGGGCCGGACAATCGGGTGCTGACGCCCGCCGCCCTGGTGGCCGGGGGCGCCTTCCTGCTCGCCGCCGACACGCTGGCCCGCAACGTCGTCGCTCCCGCCGAGCTCTCGGTCGGCGTCATCACCTCGTTCTGCGGCGCGCCGGTCTTCGTCTATCTCCTGCGCTCGCGCCCGCGCGGCAGCCTGTGAGCGCGCGGCTGGACGTCGTCGGCGTCGATTTCGCGTACGCCGCGGAGCGGCGCCGGCGGGCGCGCCCCTTCGGCCTGTCGGGGATCACGTTCACCCTCGCGCCCGGCGAGCTTCTCGGCGTGATCGGCCCCAACAGCGCCGGCAAGACGACGCTGATCCGCCTCCTGACCCGGGTCCTGGAGCCCACCGCGGGCGACATCCGCCTGGACGGGACCTCGCTGCGCCGCCTCGCGCGCGGCGAGCTGGCGCGCCACGTGGCGGTGGTTCCGCAGGACGTCCCGCAGGCGCTGCCCTTCACCGTGGAGCAGGTCGTGCTCATGGGCCGTTATCCTCACGCCCCGCACCGCTTCTTCGAGACCGCGGCCGATGTCGCGGTCGCGCGCGCCGCCATGGACATCACCGGGGTCGCCGACCTGGCCCAGGCCCCCATGCAGAGCCTGAGCGGTGGCGAGCGCCAGCGCGTTGCGCTGGCGCGGGCCCTGGCTCAGGAGCCCCGGTTGCTGGTGCTGGACGAGCCCACCGCGCACCTCGACCTGCGCTATCAAGCGGAATGCGCGGCGCTGCTGCGCTCGGTCAATCGCCAGCGCGGCGTGAGCGTGCTCCTCGTGTCGCACGATCTCAACCTGGCCGCCGAGGTGTCCGACCGTCTGCTCCTCATGAGCGAGGGGCGCGTGGCCCGGCTCGGCCAGCCCGCCAGCGTGCTGGCGGAGGAGCTGCTGACGGCCGTCTACGGGTGCCCGGTGGTCGTCGACCGCCATGCCGTGACGGGGCGCCCGGTGGTGCAGGTGGCGTGGGCGCCGGCGCCCTCACGCGCCGGCCGCGAGGGGAGGTGAGCGGCGCGCTCTAGAGCCAATCGACATACCCCGAGGTGAGGGAAGCCGGTGAGGCCCGACCCCGGGCCGAGGCCGGCACGGTCCCGCCACTGTGAGTGGGGAGCGCCGTCCCGTTCCGCGCGCGCGGAGCCACTGTCGGACGTCACGTCGTCGAGGACGACGGAGGCGCGATGGGAAGGTGGGGCGGACGCGACGATCCACGAGTCAGGAGACCCGCCCGGGGAGCTGCTTCGAACCCCTTTCGCGGAAAAGGAGTGAAGCATGAAGCGCAGGGTGGGAGCCATCGTGATCGGACCCGTCGTGGCGGCGGCCCTGGCCATGCCGGCCCAGGGCCAGGAGGAGACGAAGCTGGAGCCGGTCGTCGTGACCGCCACCAAGATCGAGACGCCGTCGGAGCGCCTGGGCGCTGCCGTCACCGTCATCAGCGAGGACGACATCCGCGCCTATCGGTGGGAGACCGTCGGGGATGCGCTCCGGCACGTGCCCGGCGTCGACGTCCAGCGCTCGGGGACACTCGGCAAGACCACGACCCTCCGCATCCGGGGTGCCACACCCCAGCAGGTGCAGGTCCTGGTGGACGGCGTCCGGGCGAAGAGCCCGACCGCCGGCCTGGTCGAGCTGGCCGATATCGCCATCGACCAGATCGAGCGCATCGAGGTCGTGCGGGGGCCACAGTCCACCATCTACGGCGCCGACGCCATCGGTGGCGTCGTCAACATCATCACCAAGCGCGGCCGCGGTCCCTTCTCGAGCTACGCCTCCCTGGAGGCCGGCAACGACGACACCCATCGGGAGCGCGCCGGCTTCAGCGGCAGCGCGGGGATCTTCGATTACTCGCTGGGCGGCTCCTGGTTCGCCAGCCAGGGGCAATTGCCCAACGACGCCACCGAGCAGGGGGCCGTGAGCACCCGGCTCGGCCTGACCTTGCCTCGCGACGGCCACCTCGGGGTGAGCTCCCGCTACACCAGCACGGCGTCGGAGCTGCCCCTCGACGGGCTCACGCCGACGCCTCAGAGCCCGTTCTTCCTGCTCGATCCCAACGCCGACCAGGACAGCGACACCCTCACCCTGGCGCTGGAGTGGACCCACAAGCCCGTCGCCTGGTTCGAGGCGCGGGCCCGCTACGGCGTGTTCTGGAACTGGCTCACCTTCCGGGATCCGGCGACGCCGGAGGACGCGGCGGCCGGCAACCAGGACCTCCTCTTCGGCGCGACCCGCTCCCGGATCGACACCAACCGCCAGGAGGTCGAGGTCGTCACCGCCTGGCACGCCGGGAAGTGGAACACGCTGACGGTGGGCGGCGAGTACCAGACCGAATCCGGCACGATCGACTCGGTCAGCGGCGGCTTCGCGACGGAGCTCGACGAGCGCCTGCACACCACCTCGTGGTTCGTGCAGGACGAGCTGCGCCTGTTCGACCGGCTGATCCTGTCCGCCGGGCGCCGCTGGGACGATCACAGCAGCTTCGGCGACGTCGCCACCGACCGCGCCTCAGCCGTGCTCCTGATCCGCGAGACCGGCACCAAACTCCGGGGAACCTGGGGCGAGGGGTTCCGGGCGCCCACGATCAACGATCTGTTCTTTCCGGGCTTCGCCAACCCCGACCTGGAGCCCGAGCGCAGCGAGAGCTGGGACGCCGGCGTCGACCAGCGGTTGTGGCGTGACCGCGTCCGGCTCGGCGCCACCTACTTCCACAACCATTTCCGCAACCTGATCCAGCTCACGTTCGACGCATCGCAGTGCCCGCCCGGCAACCCGTTCGGCTGCCCGATCAACGTCGGTCGGGCCCGGACGGAGGGGCTCGAGGTCTCCGTCGCCGTCGACCTCCTCGACACGCTGACGCTGTCCGGGGGCTACACCTACACGGACACGGAGGATCTCGCCACGAACCGGCCGCTGCGCCGCTTTCCCCGCCATCGCTACACGGCTGGCCTCACCTGGGAGCCGGTCAACACGGTGAGCCTCTTCGCCGAGGCCCAGGTGGTGTCGAGCCAGTTCGAGCAGGAAGGCCTGCCGAGCAATCCTGGCCACCACCGCATCGACGTGGGGGGAGTCTGGCGGATCGCGCCCCGGCGGGGCACGGCCCCGGCACTCGACCTCACCGTGCGCGTGAACAACGTCACCGACGAGGATTACATGGAGGTGCTCGGCTTCCCGGCACCGGGCATCAACTTCCTCGCCGGGCTGCAGGCGCGCTACTGAGCTCGGGCGTGAGCCGACGACCGTTGCGCGGGCTGGTGACCTCGCTCCTGCTCCACGTCGTCCTGGTGACCGCTGCGTTGGCTGTGTTGCCGCGCAGCGAGCTGCTCCCTGCGCTCTTCGTCGACCTCACGGCGTCCGACGTGGGCGAGCGGCAGCCGACCGCGGCGATGTCCACGTCCGCGTCGAAGCCATCGCGCGCCCCTGCGGCAATCCGCCGGCAGAGCACGGCGTCGTCGTCGACGGTCCCGGTAGTGGAGGAGCGCCCGCAGGTCGCATCCGCGCCGCCCAGGGCGACGGTACCCGAGGCGCCTGTCCCGTCTTCGCCACCCGAGCCGCCCGCGCCCGAACGGCGCGAGCTCGAGCCTGTTCCGCAGCGAGCTCCGTTGCCCGCGCCGGAGCGTCCGCCGACTGGGCCAGAGGTCTCGCCGCCACCAGCGGCTCTGCCCGCCGCCGCGCCGGTGGAGCCGGAATTGGCGTCACGCAGCGTGGCGTCTGCCGACGCCGGCCCGGCACGCCAGGCCTCGCCAGCGCCGCCGGAGAGAGCGGGCGGCGATCCCGCTGCCGCCGCAGAGACCGCTGCCAGCGAAACCGCTGCCTCTCCAGCAAGCGACAGTGTGGCGGTCGGCCACGACCGCACCGGACGGGAGGCACACGATGACGCCAGTGATGCGAGTCCCTCGGAGCAGGGGCTGGCCCGGGGCTCTCCGACCGGCGAGGGCGGTGAAGCGCTGCCGGGCGTCTACAGAGACTATCTGGCCGGACTGCGTCAGCGCATCCACGAGGCGCTACGCTATCCGCCCGCAGCTCGCCGCCGCGGTCTCACCGGCGCCGTCACCATCGAGCTCACGGTCTTGCCGAGCGGAGTCATCAGCGACGTCAAGGTCGTGCACTCGTCGTCGCACTCGCTGCTCGACGATGCGGCCGTCGAAACGGTGCAAGAGCTGCGAGCGCAGCGGTTCCCCCCGAACGTGCCCGCCCGTCCGCTCCGTGTTCGCCTGCCAGTAGTCTTCCAGCTCGAGTGAGCAGAAGAGAATATCCGACAGATAGTTACGGCTCGTAGAGTGCTGAATAACTCAACCTCGTTCGGTGCGGCGTCAGCCATGCGCCCCTGGCCAGCGGAGCTCGCGCCGGTCGAGCAGGCCTCGCGGGCAGATGGGGCTCCGCCCGGACGAGGTGAGCGTGCTCCGTCCTGCGTGCCCGCAGAACGCGGCGAAGCCGGCGAAAACAAGCGGGCTTTTTTTTCGGCACGCCCGGGTGCCGCCGGTATCATGTGGCGTGATCGCCGCCACTGGCGGCGATTTTGGTTCTGGCGGGGGCGATGTCGAGGAGCATCACCGAGCGGTTGACCGAAGGAGTGAAGACGGCGCTCGCCGCAGCGGGGCTGCCCGAGCCGGACGCTTGCCTGTGGGAAGTGCCCCGCCAGGCCGAGCATGGCGACTACGCGACGAACACCGCGATGACGCTCGCCAGGGCGGCGCGGCGACCGCCCCGGCAGATCGCCGAGCAGATCGTCCGGCACTTCCCGCCGCTGTCCGAGGTCGAGCGGATCGAAGTCGCCGGCCCCGGGTTTCTCAACGTCGTGCTGGCGCCCGCGTGGTGCGCGGCTGCGCTCCGCGACATCCTGAGCCTCGGCGTGGGCTTCGTGCGGGGCGAGAGCTTCCGTGACCGGCGCGTGCGCCTGGAGTTCGTCTCGGCGAACCCGACCGGGCCGCTGGTCATCGTGAACGCGCGGGCCGCCGCCATCGGCGACGCGCTGGCGCGGCTGCTCCGGGCTCAGGGCGCGCGGGTGACGACCGAGTATTACGTGAACGACGCGGGCACGCAGTTCGAAGCCCTGGCGCGGTCGTTCGAGGCGCGGGTCCGGCAGGCGCTGGGCGAGGCGGCCCCGCTGCCCGAGAACGGCTATCCCGGCGAGTACCTCGTGGATCTGGCCGCCGACTATCTGCGCGAGGGCGGCGCCCCGCCCGCCGAGCTGCCGGCCGACCGGCGCGTGGAGCACCTGGGGCGCTGGGTGGTGGCCCGGATCGTCGAGCAGCAGCGGGCCGTCCTGCGCGCGTACGGCGTGGAGTTCGACTGCTGGACGTCCGAGCAGCGCGACGTGCGCGACCGCCACCTGTCCGAGAAGGCGCTCGACGAGCTGGCCTCCCGGGGCCTCACCCACGAGCACGAGGGCGCCCTGTGGTTCCGATCGCCCGAGTTCGGCGACGACAAGGACCGCGTGCTGCGGCGCTCCAACGGCGAGGTGACGTACTTCGCCGTCGACGTGGCGAACCACCACTACCTGAAGTTCCCGGGCGCCGACCGCGTGATCGACCTCTTCGGGCCCGACCACCACGGCTACGTGCCGAGGCTGCGGGCGGCCATGGAGGCCCTGGGCCATCCGCCCCAGGCCTTCGAGGTCCTGATCGTCCAGCTCGTGACGCTGCTGCGCGATGGCCAGCCGGTGCGCATGTCCAAGCGCCGGGGAGAGTTCGTCTTGATGGAGGAGCTGCTGGAGGAGGTCGGGCGCGATGCCGCCCGCTTCACGTTCCTGACCCGCCGTCACGACAGCCCGCTCGAGTTCGACCTCGCCGTCGCCACGCGCCAGTCCGCCGAGAATCCCGTCTACTACGTCCAGTACGCCCACGCCCGCATCCGCTCGATCGAAAAGCAGCTGGCCGAGCAGGGGATCCAGGTGCCGCCCTGGAGCGCGGTGGACCTCGAGGTCCTGCGCGCGGGCGAGGAGCTGGCCCTGATGAAGCGACTGGTGCAGCTGCCCGACGTCGTGGCCGGGGCGGCCCGCGCGCTGGAGCCCCACC
Protein-coding regions in this window:
- a CDS encoding cobalamin-binding protein codes for the protein AGHARCDAITVLLALIWVLGIPGSAAALTFVDMLGRDIVLAAPPSRIVSLVPSVTELVFALGAHDRLVGVTDYCDFPPEARHKPSVGGMVAPSLETIVALRPDLVVATDSGNRQETFDQLRRLGIPVYLVRANRFDDVMQVTARVGQLVGRESAVAALTARLQARVDAVTRAVRGRPRPRVLYVLWPEPLLVPGRDAIVTELIRLAGGESITASEPSDYPRFSMEAAVVRAPEVILLARHGTGSGPLPRAKWEALSQLPAVQAGRIHAVDGNLLHRYGPRIVDGLEHLARLLHPETFP
- a CDS encoding iron ABC transporter permease; amino-acid sequence: MSHRGRLLLALAVLTAALLAVAALAVLVGSARLRPGAVAEVLAGRADPASTASVVILSLRLPRIAAAVLAGAALAVAGVGFQALTRNPLAEPSVLGVSSGAAFGVVIAQLVSTGGGVVAEAVRLTLFGFAGALLAGVAVYLIASIGGGLPVHTLLLAGVIVGIFFASATTVLTSLLDVNRLGGIVHWLLGNISPIAPAPLGVFAALAALGFGLIAGRARELNLLALGEEAALQLGVHAERLKIRIFVGSALLTASVVAFAGPIGFVGLVVPHALRLVLGPDNRVLTPAALVAGGAFLLAADTLARNVVAPAELSVGVITSFCGAPVFVYLLRSRPRGSL
- a CDS encoding ABC transporter ATP-binding protein — protein: MSARLDVVGVDFAYAAERRRRARPFGLSGITFTLAPGELLGVIGPNSAGKTTLIRLLTRVLEPTAGDIRLDGTSLRRLARGELARHVAVVPQDVPQALPFTVEQVVLMGRYPHAPHRFFETAADVAVARAAMDITGVADLAQAPMQSLSGGERQRVALARALAQEPRLLVLDEPTAHLDLRYQAECAALLRSVNRQRGVSVLLVSHDLNLAAEVSDRLLLMSEGRVARLGQPASVLAEELLTAVYGCPVVVDRHAVTGRPVVQVAWAPAPSRAGREGR
- a CDS encoding TonB-dependent receptor, which gives rise to MKRRVGAIVIGPVVAAALAMPAQGQEETKLEPVVVTATKIETPSERLGAAVTVISEDDIRAYRWETVGDALRHVPGVDVQRSGTLGKTTTLRIRGATPQQVQVLVDGVRAKSPTAGLVELADIAIDQIERIEVVRGPQSTIYGADAIGGVVNIITKRGRGPFSSYASLEAGNDDTHRERAGFSGSAGIFDYSLGGSWFASQGQLPNDATEQGAVSTRLGLTLPRDGHLGVSSRYTSTASELPLDGLTPTPQSPFFLLDPNADQDSDTLTLALEWTHKPVAWFEARARYGVFWNWLTFRDPATPEDAAAGNQDLLFGATRSRIDTNRQEVEVVTAWHAGKWNTLTVGGEYQTESGTIDSVSGGFATELDERLHTTSWFVQDELRLFDRLILSAGRRWDDHSSFGDVATDRASAVLLIRETGTKLRGTWGEGFRAPTINDLFFPGFANPDLEPERSESWDAGVDQRLWRDRVRLGATYFHNHFRNLIQLTFDASQCPPGNPFGCPINVGRARTEGLEVSVAVDLLDTLTLSGGYTYTDTEDLATNRPLRRFPRHRYTAGLTWEPVNTVSLFAEAQVVSSQFEQEGLPSNPGHHRIDVGGVWRIAPRRGTAPALDLTVRVNNVTDEDYMEVLGFPAPGINFLAGLQARY
- a CDS encoding energy transducer TonB; amino-acid sequence: MAVGHDRTGREAHDDASDASPSEQGLARGSPTGEGGEALPGVYRDYLAGLRQRIHEALRYPPAARRRGLTGAVTIELTVLPSGVISDVKVVHSSSHSLLDDAAVETVQELRAQRFPPNVPARPLRVRLPVVFQLE
- the argS gene encoding arginine--tRNA ligase, whose amino-acid sequence is MSRSITERLTEGVKTALAAAGLPEPDACLWEVPRQAEHGDYATNTAMTLARAARRPPRQIAEQIVRHFPPLSEVERIEVAGPGFLNVVLAPAWCAAALRDILSLGVGFVRGESFRDRRVRLEFVSANPTGPLVIVNARAAAIGDALARLLRAQGARVTTEYYVNDAGTQFEALARSFEARVRQALGEAAPLPENGYPGEYLVDLAADYLREGGAPPAELPADRRVEHLGRWVVARIVEQQRAVLRAYGVEFDCWTSEQRDVRDRHLSEKALDELASRGLTHEHEGALWFRSPEFGDDKDRVLRRSNGEVTYFAVDVANHHYLKFPGADRVIDLFGPDHHGYVPRLRAAMEALGHPPQAFEVLIVQLVTLLRDGQPVRMSKRRGEFVLMEELLEEVGRDAARFTFLTRRHDSPLEFDLAVATRQSAENPVYYVQYAHARIRSIEKQLAEQGIQVPPWSAVDLEVLRAGEELALMKRLVQLPDVVAGAARALEPHRVAYWLYELAGLFHPYYKAHRVIQADERLMFARLALCTAVGEVLRHGLELLGVSAPESM